ATATTCAAAAGACAGCCTTGCGGAAATTGCGGATGCTGAACCGCAGTATAAATATTGAAGATCTCCGTGTTCCACCGGGAAACCGACTGGAAGCCCTCTCCGGAAACCGTAAGGGACAACATAGCATAAGGATTAATGATCAATGGCGGATCTGTTTCGTCTGGCGCAATGGCAACGCATATGACGTTGAGGTCGTAGACTATCACAAGGGGTAAGACATGAAAAAAATTCCGACAATACATCCGGGCGAAATTCTGCAAGAGGAGTTCCTTAAGCCTTTGAACATCAGTCAAAATCGACTTGGCGCCGAACTCGGGGTTTCCCCCCGCCGGATCAATGAAATCGTTCACGGCAAGCGCTCTATTACGGCCGATACCGCTCTGCGGTTGTCCAGGTTCTTTGGTAACTCTGCCAGCTTCTGGCTGGGCCTCCAGATGGACTATGACCTCGATATTGCCGGCGATGCGCTCGCCTCACGGATTACCAGAGAAGTCCATCAACTGGCCGTTGCCTGAATGAATTGGGCCTTCGTGATCTTCGTGTGGTTCTGTTCAAAACTCTTTTCCGTTGCCCGGACGCCCCGAATGCCTTCACTCTTGCCATTGCGATCCTGTTTTGACATTATTTTTTCGCAATTTTTTTCTTCCACGTTTGTGATATCGACCTAAAGGAATTTTATGAGCAGTCATACGACAGGAGTAGTCATCGTTGGTTTCGGGGGCATGGGGACACAGCATTCGGAAATGATGGCCAGCGTCACCGGCCTCACCTTGCTGGGCACCTTTGATATCAAGGCCGAGCGACAGGCGGCCGCCGTTAAAAAAGGATTGAAGGCGTATCCCAGCCTGGCGGCCGTTCTGGCTGACCCGGCGGTGACCATTGTGTTGATCGCCACACCCAATCATGTGCATAAGGACATTGCGATTCAAGCGATGCGCGCGGGCAAGCATGTGATCTGCGAAAAGCCGGTCTGTCTCAACAGCCTCGAACTGGCTGAAATCCTGGCCGTGGCCGCCGAAACCGGCAAGGTCTTCCAAGTTCATCAGAACCGCCGGTGGGACGAGGATTTCCTGGTCGTTAAAAAAATCTATGATGAAAAGCTCATTGGCGAGGTCTTCCACATCGAAACCCGGGTGCAGGGTTCACGCGGCATACCGGGCGATTGGCGCCGGCTGGCCACACAGGGCGGCGGAATGATGCTCGACTGGGGCGTACACCTGCTCGACCGGATCTGCCTCATGATCCATGGCCGGATCACCCAGGTGTT
The sequence above is a segment of the bacterium genome. Coding sequences within it:
- a CDS encoding type II toxin-antitoxin system RelE/ParE family toxin, giving the protein MLESFACRETESIFHREYSRRLPTDIQKTALRKLRMLNRSINIEDLRVPPGNRLEALSGNRKGQHSIRINDQWRICFVWRNGNAYDVEVVDYHKG
- a CDS encoding HigA family addiction module antitoxin; translated protein: MKKIPTIHPGEILQEEFLKPLNISQNRLGAELGVSPRRINEIVHGKRSITADTALRLSRFFGNSASFWLGLQMDYDLDIAGDALASRITREVHQLAVA
- a CDS encoding Gfo/Idh/MocA family oxidoreductase; this encodes MSSHTTGVVIVGFGGMGTQHSEMMASVTGLTLLGTFDIKAERQAAAVKKGLKAYPSLAAVLADPAVTIVLIATPNHVHKDIAIQAMRAGKHVICEKPVCLNSLELAEILAVAAETGKVFQVHQNRRWDEDFLVVKKIYDEKLIGEVFHIETRVQGSRGIPGDWRRLATQGGGMMLDWGVHLLDRICLMIHGRITQVFCKLNFPTGEEVDEGFHVFLTFEHGKTVMVEVGTRNFLSLPLWYVSGTTGTAVIEDWSLKGKIMKLQSFEDMDAKPIVAGAGLTKTMAPRFDTTTTEEPLPRVKADVRDFYRNVMAVIEGRAQPAVKNAEVMRVMKLMEACMLSNKSGQVVQFE